The following are from one region of the Capsicum annuum cultivar UCD-10X-F1 chromosome 1, UCD10Xv1.1, whole genome shotgun sequence genome:
- the LOC107856551 gene encoding putative F-box protein PP2-B12, which produces ICLCFLFAVKKSNCNCLSLLPGDCAEKILGFTSPVDVCRFSLVSKSLQSAAVSDSVWEKFLPSDLQSIIATSLSPIPHFPLKKDLYVYLCHYPILIDAGLKSFSLEKWTGKKCYFLGARDLNLPWSDVAQYWNWISRPDSRFPEVAKLNQVWVLDIQGTIRAGVLSPQTSYSAYLVYKFEDVYGFYHRPLVVSVGVSGFQLDQRITFMSPVERRPQQYYHIEDGNWESVYLPSYPQQLLHWQRRHMQGNDASLMQSFVQHPKLRDDGWLEVELGRRILQKGLQQK; this is translated from the exons atttgTCTATGCTTCTTGTTTGCAGTGAAGAAATCGAATTGTAATTGTCTTTCATTACTACCTGGTGATTGTGCTGAGAAGATCTTGGGCTTTACAAGCCCTGTGGATGTTTGTCGTTTTTCCCTAGTCTCTAAATCACTTCAGTCTGCTGCAGTGTCCGATTCCGTCTGGGAAAAATTTCTGCCCTCTGATTTGCAGTCCATCATTGCTACATCACTGAGTCCCATCCCCCATTTTCCTTTAAAGAAGGATCTCTATGTTTATCTCTGCCATTATCCCATCTTAATTGATGCAGGTCTCAAG AGCTTCTCACTGGAAAAATGGACCGGAAAGAAATGTTACTTTCTAGGTGCAAGGGATCTTAATCTTCCATGGAGTGATGTAGCACAATATTGGAATTGGATTTCACGACCTGACTCCAg GTTTCCAGAGGTGGCTAAGCTCAACCAAGTTTGGGTTCTTGATATTCAAGGCACAATACGTGCAGGGGTTCTATCACCACAGACATCCTACTCCGCTTACCTTGTTTACAAGTTTGAAGATGTATATGGGTTTTATCATCGACCCTTGGTTGTTTCAGTTGGAGTTTCTGGCTTTCAGTTGGACCAACGAATAACATTTATGTCGCCGGTGGAGCGTAGACCTCAACAATATTATCACATTGAGGATGGCAATTGGGAGTCGGTGTATCTGCCCTCTTATCCACAACAACTACTGCATTGGCAGCGGCGGCATATGCAGGGGAATGATGCTAGTCTCATGCAATCTTTTGTTCAACATCCTAAACTTAGAGATGATGGTTGGCTTGAGGTAGAATTGG GAAGAAGAATATTACAGAAGGGACTTCAACAAAAGTAA